GTCATCTTCTCGCCGTCGAGCGACCGGTTCAGCACGCCGCGGCTGAGTTCCGGCAACAGCGTGTTGGTGAGGATGGCGTCGATCATGCGGCCACCAGACTCGATTTCGGTGCAGCGCGCCTTGACCAGCGCCATGACGCCGTCGCCGATCACCAGTTCGGCGTCGTGGCTGGCGCGCAGCCGCCGCGCGATCTTGCCGAACTGATGGCGGGTGATGGCCTCGATCATCGAATCCGAGAGTGGATAGTAAGGGATGGTCACGACGCGGCCGAGGAAGGCCGCTGGAAACACCTTCAGCAGTGGAGCGCGCAGTGCAGCATCGAGGCCGTCGAGCCCTGCCCTCACCGTGCCGTTGCCGGTCCGCTCCATGATGACTTCGGAGCCGACATTGGACGTCAGCAGGATCAGCGTGTTCTTGAAGTCGATGCGCCTTCCCTCGCTGTCATCCATCATGCCCTTGTCGAAGACCTGGAAAAAGATCTCGTGGACGTCGGGATGGGCCTTCTCGACCTCGTCGAGCAGGATCACCGAATAGGGTTTTCGGCGCACGGCCTCGGTGAGAATGCCGCCTTTGCCGTAGCCGACATAGCCGGGAGGCGCGCCCTTGAGCGTCGAGACGGTGTGGGCTTCCTGGAACTCGGACATGTTGATCGAGATCAGGTTCTGTTCGCCGCCATAGAGCGTCTCGGCCAAGGCCAGGGCCGTCTCGGTCTTGCCGACGCCGGAGGGGCCGCAGAGCAGGAACACGCCGACGGGCTTTTCCGGCGCTCCGAGCCCGGCGCGGCTGGTTTGCACGCGCTTGGCGATCATCTCCATGGCGTGATCCTGGCCGACGACACGTTCGGACAGCGTGGTGGCCAGCTTGAGCGCCTTTTCGGTCTGGCTGGACAGCATCCGTCCCGTCGGGATGCCGGTCCAGTCCTGGACCACGGCAGCGACCGCATTGCGGTCGACCGACGGCAGGATCAGCGGCGTCTCGCCTTGCGCCGTGGCAAGCTCGGCCATGAGTTCACGCAGCCGCGCCAGATCGGCGACAGGATCTGACGGCGCAGCTTCGGCAGCCGGCGCTTCGGTCTCGGACGCTTTGGCCTTCGGCTTTTCAGGCTCGGACGTTTCGGCCTTGGGCGGTTCAGCCTTGGGGACCTTGGTCTTTTCTTCGTCCGGCGCTGCTGGTTCGGCATCGGCCTCAGCTGCCGCCACCGCATCGAGCGGGACGCCGTCGCCGCGCAGCCGCGCGCGCAGTTCGAGGATCTCGGCAACCAGCGCCTTTTCGCGCTCCCAGCGCTCCTCGGCGGCGGCGAGCATGGTCCCGGTCTCAGTGAGCCCGGCCTCGACCCGCGCCTGCCGGTCAGTTACTTCGATGCCGATCGCTGCCTCGCGGCCGATGATGCCGCTTTCGACCTCGAGCGCCTGGCGGCGCCGCAAAATGTCCTCGACCTCGGCCGGCGTCGCATGCTGCGAGATCGCGACCCTGGCGCAAGCCGTGTCGAGCAGGCTGACCGCCTTGTCGGGCAATTGCCGCGCCGGGATGTAGCGATGCGACAGGCCGACCGCCGCCTCGATCGCCTCGTCCAGGATCTGCACCTCGTGATGCTGTTCGAGCACGCCGGCTACACCGCGCAGCATGAGCACGGCCACCGCTTCCGACGGCTCGTCGATCTTGACCACCTGGAAACGGCGGGTCAGCGCCGGGTCCTTTTCGATGTGCTGCTTGTATTCGGCCCAGGTCGTTGCGGCGATGGTGCGCAGTTCGCCACGTGCCAGCGCCGGCTTCAGCAGATTGGCGGCATCGCCGGTTCCCGCTGCACCGCCGGCGCCGATCAGCGTGTGCGCCTCGTCGATGAACAGGATGACCGGCGTTTCGGATGACTGAACTTCGTCGATCACCGCCTTCAGGCGCTTCTCGAACTCGCCCTTGACGCTGGCGCCGGCCTGCATCAGGCCGACGTCGAGCATGCGCACGCTGATGCCTTGCAGGGGCGGCGGCACGTCGCCCTGGGCGATGCGCAGGGCAAACCCCTCGACCACCGCGGTCTTGCCGACACCGGCCTCGCCGGTCAGGATCGGGTTGTTCTGCCGGCGCCGCATCAGGATATCGATGATCTGCCGGATCTCCGGGTCTCGGCCGACGACCGGGTCGATCTTGCCGTCATGGGCGCGCTGGGTGAGGTCTGTGGCGTATTTGGCCAGCGCGGAATCCCCGCCCGGAGCTCGCCGCGGCGCCTCCGCGGTGGGAGCCACTGCTGCCGTGGCGCGGGCTTCGAGCGAACCGTCCACCACCTCGGCAAAGCGGGCGATGACCCCGTCGGCGTCGATCTTGTCGAATTCGCCGCTGATCTTCGCCACCAGGCCTTCCAGCACCGGCGTCTTCAGGCAGGCGAGCACGATATGGGCGCTGCGGACCTCCTCCATGCCGAATTCCAGCGTCGCCAGATTCCAGGCTTCCTGGATGGCGTGGAAGATGTGGTCGGAAAATTCCTCGATCGAGGTGGCGCCGTAGGGCAGCTTGTCGACGGCGCGGGTCATTTCGGTGGTAAGCCGGCTGGCATCGACGCCGGCATCGGCAATGATCATCTGCACATCCGAACGCTCGGACAGCACCAGTTGTTCTATGAAATGGACGAGTTCGACGTAAGGATTGCCGCGCAGCTTGGCGCTGTCGGCGGCGGCCTTGAAGGCGCGCAGGCAGACCGGATTGAGCTTGCCAACCAGTTCCTTGCGTTTGAACCCCTGCGACGACCGGCGCTGTTCCATCGAACGTGCTCCTGCAATCTGCCCGTCGACAGCCTGCCACATAAGCAGCCGCTTGACAAAGCGCTTGATGCAGCCGGCCTTTCTCTTTGTGGAGAGTCCCGCGCCGCCAAATGCAGACAACCACGATTTTTTATAATCCTATGCGATGCGCTTCACATACGAGGTCGGGCAGGCGCGCCATGAATTGCGCCATCCGAGACGCAGTTGCACCGACATTCATTAGCGCTCGTTAACTTTTGAGCGGATGGCGAATTGTGGGAATATGCAACCGTGTGCTAACGTTGGGTCACGTACGGTTTTAGAGCCGGTCGCCGGGGGTATCTGTGATCGATCTCGCACTCTGGCTTGCTCCGCTGGACGGTGAAAATCCGTCAGGCGAAGACTTGCGCAACGATCCGGCTTTTCATGAGCTGGAGCGGCTCACGGAGCCGCAGGTCAAGGTCGTCCATGACGGGCGCAACAAGCCAGCCGCGCAATCGACCATTCCGGTCGACTGGCCTGCCGTGCTCGGCAAGGCCGAGGAGTTGCGTTCGCATGGCCGCGACCTGCGCTTGCTTGTCATTGTCGCACGGGCGCTGGCCAATGAAGAGGGGCTGGCCGGACTGGCACAGGGCCTGACCCTGATTTCAAGGACCTTCGAGACGCATTGGGAGACGATGCATCCGGCGCTGCGGGCCAGCCCCCAACCACGCGAGGCCGCCTTGCGCCGCCTCAACGCGCTGGCCGACCTGCAGAACGGCCAGGAAGGCCTGCTGGCGAACCTCAGGCAGATGGTCTTCTTCGCTCCTCGTCCCATCGGGCCGATCAGCGGACGCGATCTCGAACAGGGTGCGCTCGACGATCGCGTCATGCTTCAGGAAGCGGCGTCGGGATTGAATGCCACGGAGAAGGCAGCGCTGGTCAGCGCGCACGGACAGCTCCTGAACCGGGTGGGCAGCGGTTGTGCCGCCCATCAGGACCAGGCCGGTGAACAGATGACAGCGCTCATCGCCGGGGCGCACGCAGCGATCGAGGCGCTCGACGCGGTCGATACGGCCCTGAATGCCCGTCTTGACAGCAACGGGGCTGCCGTCCCGGACCTGAAACGATTTTTGCAGCGCGTGCTGACGACGCTGGAACGCAACACGGCGGTCGAGACCACGGAAGAGGCAGCGACGAAGGGAGCCGCCAGCCCGGCTGCTGCCGCGGCAAGCCCGGCCGCGCCGGTCAGAAACGGTCATGGAGCCGAGACGATGGCAAGCTACGCTGAGACCGGTGCGGGGCTCCCGGACAGGATTTCCTCGCGCGACGATGTGGTGAAGTGCCTAGACCTTGTGGTCGCGTTCTACGACCGCACCGAGCCGTCGAGCCCGATCCCGCATCTCGCCCGCCGGGTGCGCAGGATGGTGCACATGGATTTCGTTGAACTGATGGAAGACCTCGCCCCGTCGGGGCTCAAGGAATTCCGGCTGCTCGCCGGCGTTCCCGACGCCAAGAAGACTGCCCAGAAGGATGAAAGGTAGCAACACATGCCAGCCGAAAGCAAAGCGAAGGTCATCGAGCGAAATCGCGCCCCGCGCGTGCAGATCGCCTACGATGTCGAAACCTACGGCAGCCCGACGACGATTGAACTGCCGTTCGTCATGGGCGTGATGGCCGACCTGTCGGGCGCATCGCAGACCAGGGAAGCGTCCAAGACGGTGCTCGACCGTTCCTTTGTCGAGACCGATGCCAACCGCTTCCCCAAATTCATGGAAGCGCTGGGACCCAGGGTCAAGGCGCGGGTGAAGAACACGCTGCCGCAGGCCGAGGGACAGGAGCGCGACGAAGAACTGGCGCTCGACCTGACCTTCACCAAGATGGGCGATTTCGCCCCCGACAAGATCGCCGAACAGGTCCCGCAACTGGCCGAAATCCTCAAGATGCGGCGCCAGCTCGAGGAGCTGCTCGGCTTCATGGACGGCCGCGTCGATGCCGAAAAGCGCATCGCCCAATTGCTGAACAACCAGCCGCTGCTTGGCCAGATCGCCGCCCAGGCGCTGTCCGACGACAAGGGTGAGGAATAGATCATGGCCGAACAGCAAAAGACCGCAGCATCCGTCGCCGAGGCCGAGGCCGTCGATCTCGGTGAATTCAGCCAGCTCTTGGAGAAGGACTTCAAGGTCAAGAAGGACGACAGCGAGAAGCTGCAGCAGCTGGTGCGCAACCTGGCTCTGGCGGCGCAGTCGCGCTCCGAGACGACGACGATCTCGTCCAACTCGATCAAGTCGATCAAGTCGTTGATCGCCGGTATCGACAAGATGCTGACGACCCAGGTCAACGAAATCCTGCACGCGCCGGAAGTGCGGCAGATGGAAGGCACCTGGCGCGGCCTCTGGTACCTCATCAACAACACCGAGACGGATCAGAAGCTGAAGATCCGGGTGATGAACATTTCCAAGGAGCAGCTGGCCGATACGCTCGAAGACTATGAAGGCCAGATGTGGGACCAGAGCCCGATCTTCAAGAAAGTCTACACCGACGAGTATTCGATGCTCGGCGGCGAACCGATCGGCTGCGTCATCGGCGCCTACGAGTTCTCCAACCACCCGCGCGACGTCGGCCTGTTGCGCAACATCTCCGGCATCTGCGCCTCGGCGCACACGCCGTTCATCGCCGCCGCCTCGCCACGGCTGTTCCGCATGGACAGCTGGCAGGAACTGCCCAACCCGCAGGACCTGCAGCAGATCGTCTCCAACCCGGCCTACGCCTCGTGGCAATCGCTGCGCGAGAGCGAGGATGCGCGCTATATCGGGCTGACCATGCCGCGCGTGCTGGCGCGGCTGCCCTACGGCTCCGAGACCGTGCCGGTCAAGGGCTTCTCCTTCGAGGAGGAAGTGCAGGGCGACCACAACAAATATGTCTGGATGAACGCTGCCTTCCCGATGGGCGTCAACATCAACCGCAGCCACAAGCTCTATGGCTGGGGCACCCAGATCCGCGGCGTCGAAAATGGCGGCACGGTGCTTAACCTGCCGGTGCACTCGTTCCCGACCGATGACGGCTCGATCGCGATGAAATGCCCGACGGAAGTCGCCATCGACGACCGGCGCGAGGCGGAACTGGCCAAGCTCGGGCTGATGCCGATCCTGCACCGCAAGAACACCGATCTCGCGGCCTTCATCGGCGCCCACTCGCTGCAGGATGACGAGACGCGGGCGGGCCGCCTGGTCGACCCCGACGCCCAGTCCAACGAGCGGCTCTCTGCCAACCTGCCCTACCTGTTCCCGGTCTCGCGCTTTGCCCACTACCTCAAGGCGATTGCGCGCGACAAGGTCGGCTCGTTCAAGGAACGCACCGACATGCAGATCTGGTTGACCGAGTGGATCAACCGGTACGTGCTGGCCAACCCGGCCTTCGCCGACGACAAGGCACGCGCCAAGCGTCCGCTTGCCGCCGCCGAGGTGCAGGTCGACAGCGTGGAGGGCCGGCCGGGCTACTACAACGCCCGCTTCTATCTGCGCCCGCACTACCAACTGGAGGGCATCAACGCCTCGCTCAGGCTGGTGTCGGAATTGCCGTCCGTGAAGACCTGATTGCAGCAACCAAACCTTTGTTTGAAAGCGGTGGAGAACGAAAATGCCCACAATGAAGATCGATGGTTTTCTGAAAGTTCCGGATATCAAGGGGCCCAGCACGCGCGACGGCCATGACGACGAGATCGAAATCCATGGCGTCGATTACAAGATGGTCGCGCCCTACGACCCCAATTCCCTCTCGCGCCGAGGCCGCGTGTCGATGGGCATGATCAAGTTCACCAAGCACTACGACAAGGCCTCACCCTATCTGGCCAAGGCCCTGTTCGAAAACAAGGCGCTGGACGAGGTCAAATTCTCCGCTCGGCGGACCATCGACGGCGAGAGCAAGGACTATCTGGTCGTTACCCTGACCGACGCCTCGATCATGGAATACGACATGTCGCAGGCCGATGATGAAGCCGACCTGATCCAGGAGGAAGTCTCCTTCGCCTACAAGAAGATCAAGTTCGTCTATGACGACAATGACGAAGCCGAAATGGATGTCTATGTCGGCAAGTGAGGGGCGAGCAAAGCGCCCTGCCGCCGACAAGGTACAGGCGGGCGGTTCACGGGCCAAGCGCGAGGCGGTACAGCCTTCGCTGTGGGACCGCCTCGTCAACGATCTGCCGGGCGTGAGCTCGGAGATAGACGGGCTCAGGCAGGCTCTGCAGGAGGAGCTTGGCGCAGAGCGCCTGGACGAGCTGCTGGCAGACGGACCGAGGCGCATCGACGCCGATGACGCATTGAACCCCGATCAGAAGCGCCGGCTGCACCGGCTGGCGTTTCAGAACCGGCACCGTGGCGAGCTTGAAAGCCGAGGCATCGTGGTGTCGCCCGATGTGCTGCGCGAGGCCGTGCGGCGCGACATCGAGGCGCTGTTCAACACCGAGCGTTTCGAATCCGCGCCGCTGCTATCCGATCTCGAGGCCGAGCAGATGACCGACAGTCCGACATCGCTGGCCGACTTTCCGGAGGTGCGCCGCAGCGTTGTCAATTATGGCGTGCCGTCCTTCTCCGGCCGGTCGTCGCGCGACTTCGATCGCGATGTTCTGGCTCGCGAGATCCGCGCCGTGCTCGCCGCATTCGAGCCGCGGCTGAAGGAGAGCGCGACGAAAGTCACGGTCAACCTCGGCGACAAGACCGGCCTGAAGATCGAGATCGACGCCGTGCTGATCATGACGCCGACGCCCGAGCGCATGCGCCTGCGCACGACGATCAATCTCGACAACGGACTGGCGCGCACCGAGTTCAGGGAAGCCTGAGAGATGGACCGGGTCTTCGTAGAATATTACGAGGAGGAACTGTCCCACATACGCGGGCTGGCGGCGGAGTTCGCCGACATGCATCCGGCGGTTGCCCGCAATTTGTCGCTGGATACGGTGCCGTGTCCCGACCCCTATGTCGAGCGGCTGCTCGACGGCGTCGCCTTCCTCGCCGCGCGCACGCGCCTGAAGGTGGATGCCGAGCGCTCGCGGTTTTCGCGCAGCATCCTCGACGTGCTTTATCCCGATCTCGTCACGCCGGCGCCGGCAACCGCCATGGTGGTGCTGAAGCCCGGCCAGCAGGTGCAGACAATGCTTGCCGGCCATGTCGTCAAGCGCGGCACGCGGCTGGTCTCCAGCTTGCAGGCCGGCCTGTCGACGCGCTGCACCTTCACCACCGCGCAGGACATGACGCTGTTTCCGATCGCGATCAGTTCGGTCGGCTATTTCCAGGACCGCAGCGCGCTTGCCGCCGCCGGTATTGGCCCGATCAGCGGCAAGGGTGGCGAAGCGGCACTTCGCATCACGCTTGCCCGGACCGGAAAGGGCAAGCTCGACGAACTGGCGCTCGACCGGCTCGACTTCTATTTCGCCAACCGCACCAAGGCGCCGCTGATCTTCGACGCCATCTTCGGCGTCTGCTCCGGTGTCGGCGCACGACCGGAAGGCAAGACCAATCCATTGTCGCCGCTACCGGCGCCGGAGATGGTGGGCATCGCAGATGCCGAAGCGCTGATGCCGCGCACGCGGCCGACCTTCGAAGGCTACCGCCTGCTACGCGAATATTTCATGATGCCCGAGCGCTTCCATTATGCGCGCGTCACCGGCTTGCTGCCGGTCGTGCGTAAATGCCAGGCCGGGCTCGAAATCGTCTTTTTGTTCAGGCGTCCCGTGCCCGAGCTCGCCGACCTGACGCCGGCGGATTTTGATCTGTTCGCGACGCCGATCATCAATCTCTTCGAGCGCGAGTGCAACATCGTCGAGCTCGACCAGCGCAAGACGCGGCAGGTGCTGCATGCCGACCGCACGCGGGCGCGCGACTTTGAAATCTACCGCGTCATCCGCGTCGAAGACGCCGATGCCGAGGGACCCGACGCGGAGATACCGGAACTCTTCAGCCTTGGGCAAAATCGCGGCAGCGGCTGGGTCTATTCGACGGAGCGGCGGCCGCGCCGGCCGACCGAGGACGAGCGGCGCCAGGGCGTGACGCGGACCTCCTATGCCGGCGACGACGTCTTCCTGGCGATCTCGCGCCCGGTCCACAGCCAGGCCAACAGGCCGCTCAAGCGCGTCGATATCATGGCGCTTTGCACCAATCGCGACCTGGCCATCCTCGACGACACGCCGACCCTGACGCTGGAAGCCGGCGACCCTGTGGAGACGGTCCGGCTGCTCGGCGCATTGCGTTCGCCGCAGCCGGCGATCCCGGCAGCGCTGCCGCACGGCGCCGACGGCGAGTCGCGCGCCGACGACCTGGCCTGGCGGCTGGTGTCACAGCTGGCGCTCAACTTCCTCAGTCTGGCCAAGGAAGGCCGCGGCGTCGATCCGCTGCACGCGCTGCTCGATCTCTATGCCGAGCGCGGCGACCCCGGGCTCGCCCGCAATGTGCGCTCGATCGTGCGCATCGACTCGCGCGCGGTGATCGAAAGGCTGGCGATCGAAGGGCCGATGTGCTTCGGCCGCGGCACGGAAGTGACGCTGCATGTCGACCAGTCGGTGCTGGCGGGACAGAGCACTCTGCTGCTGTCGGGCCTGCTGTCGCGGCTGTTTGCCCGCCATGCCGGCATTAACGGGTTCGTGCGCACGCGCACGCGGTTGCTCCAGAAACAGGAGGATGTGCCATGGCCGATGACGCCCGGCAATCGCTACCTGATCTAGAGCGAGCCGCAACCCTGTCCGAGAGTTTCGACTTTTTCGAACTGCTGCGCCGGCTCGAACGGCAAGGCGGCCTGTTCGGCCATTCCGGCCGGCCGGACCGCGAGCCGGCAAGGCTCGGCCAGAATGTGCGGCTGTCCTTCGCAGTGCAGGACGTGGTGGATTTCCGCGAGCCGACGGACAAGTCGCCGGCACGCGTCACGGTCAACAATCTCGGCCTGCTCGGACCCGAAGGGCCGATGCCACTGCATCTGACGCGCTGGGTGCTCGATCGCCTGTCGCAACGCTGGTATGCCGGCGCCGAGGCGCGGCAGACGAGCGACACGACCTTCGTCGATTTTGTCAATATCCTGCAGCACAGGATGATCGCGCTCTACTATCGGGCCTGGGCGGATGCGCATCCGGCTGTGCAGGTCGAACGCGGTGTCGGGGGCCGCGTCCGTTCCATGCTGGAAGCGATGGCCGGCATCGGGCTGCCGGGCACGCAGGATGCCGAACTCGATACAGTAAAACTTCGCCAGGCCGCCTCGCTCGCTGCCCAAGTCGACGGCCCCGAGCGACTGACGCTGTTCCTGGCCGAAGCCTTCAAAGTGCCGGTGGTGCTGAAGGAGTTCGTCGCGGCCTGGATGACCATCCCCAAGGCGCTGCAGACGCGGCTTGCCGGCAGCTATGCCACGCTCGGCCGCAGCGCCACCATCGGCCCGCGCAGCTTCAGCCGGCAGAGCCGCATCGAGCTGCGCATCGGCGCGCTCAGCTATATCGATTACAAGGCCTTCCTGCCGGGCGGTGAGCGGCTGAAGCTGTTGAAGCAGGCGGTGCGCGACCTGATCGGCGAGACCATCGATGTCGATCTCAGGATCGTGCTTGCGGCAAAGGCAGTGCCGCCGGCGAAGCTCGGCACCGTCCAGCTTGCCCGCACCACCTGGCTGGCGCGACCGGTCGAAAAGGGGGACGCCGACGACATGCGGTTGCGGACCATCGTCGGCTGGCGGGAAGAGGTGGCGGCATGAGCCTGCTTCTGACTCTCGAACAGGGACCACGCGCGCAAGCCACGCGGCAGGCGCGGCTGGACGAGGGCGAGCTGGTAATCGGCCGCAGCGCCGACGCCGACTGGCAGATCAACGATCCCGACATGTTCGTCTCGCGCGCCCACTGCAAGATCACCAGCAAGCAGGGCGGCTATTTCGTCACCGATACCTCCAGCAGTGGGTTGTTCATCGACGATGCCGCCAGCCCGCTCGGCGCGGGAAATACCGCGCGCCTGCAAAGCGGCATGCGACTGCGACTGGGCGACTATGTGGTGTGGGTCGATTTGCAGACGGCGAAGACCGAGGCGCCGGCCTCCAGGCCTTCAGCGCCTGCCAGTAAGCCGGCGGCGTCGCGGGCGCCGGTCAGCCTCGGCGGCGACGATTTCTTTTCGTCCACCACGGAAGAAGAGCCGGGACGGCCACGCCCTGCCAACCTGCCCGATCCGTTCGAAAAGCCGGTGCCCGGCGCATTCGCGCGTGCGCGGTCCGATGAACGCAGCTCGCAGGCGTTCGACGATCCGTTCAGCCTCGACCCTGTGGCAACGCCGGTGGCCGAGCCCACTGACAGAAACGGCGCCAAGCCATCGTTCGACGATCCCTTCGGCCTCGACTCCGCGCCGCTGTCGAGAGAGCCGAGCAGATCCAATCCTGAGAAGCTGCCGGCCTACGATGACGGGTTTGGTTTCGGCCCTGCCGGGTCCACCAGCCTCGACGCCGGCGTGACGGATGGCGGTGCAACCGATGCGCCCTCGCCTGCCCCCTCTGCAGCGCCCTGGGATCTGCCAGTCCGCGCGGTCGAGCCATCGCCACCGCAGCCACCGCCTCCCCCGTCTCCACCGCCACCACGCGCTCCTGTCCGCCAATCCGCGGCGCGGCCGTCAGCCGGACCGTCGGACGCGGAATTGCGCGCCGCTTTCCTGCGCGGCATGGGCATGGACGAGGCCGATTTTCCCGGCGGCGATCCGGTGGCCGACATGGAAAAATTCGGCCGCGAATACCGGCTGATGATGGAAGGCCTGATGCAGCTTTTGCGCAAGCGCGCCGAAGAGAAGGGCAATGCCCGCGTCGCTCAAACCGTGGTTGGCGCGTCCGAGGTCAACCCGCTCAAATTCCTGCCTTCGGTCGACGATGCTCTGGTGACCATGCTGGCCGAGCGCAGCCCCGGTTTCCTCGGCGCCGAAGCGGCGATCAAGGACGCGGTGCGCGATCTGGCGCAGCACCACGTTCGTGCCTGGCGCGGCGTGCAAGGCGCGCTCAAGCGCATGATCGACCGCTTCGATCCGGCGGCGATCGAGCAGGAATTGAAGTCGAGTTCGGCGATCGGCAATCTGCTGACCGGCGGGCGCGGCGCCAAGCTCTGGGAATTGTACCAGAAACGCCACCGTGAAATCGCTCACAGCGCCGAGACGCGTTTTCTGGGCGAGATCGGCGCTGATTTTCGTGATGCATATGAGGAGGACTGAGACATGATCGACAGACGCCAATTTATCCTTGCCATCGGGGCGACGGGACTGCTGACGGCTTGTCAGAGCGGCCCGCCCAAACCATCCGTCATCACAGTGAATCTTGCCGGCGGCGCCGGAATGAACCCGGGACCGGGCGGCGGCGACAGGCCGGTGACGGTGATGATCTTGCGGCTGAAAAGCACCGGCGCCTTCAATTCGGCCGACTATTTCGCCCTGCAGGGCGGTGCCGGCTCCGCACTTGGCGGCGATCTCATCGGCTCCGACACGATTTCCGTCGGACCC
This region of Mesorhizobium sp. C432A genomic DNA includes:
- the tssH gene encoding type VI secretion system ATPase TssH; translation: MEQRRSSQGFKRKELVGKLNPVCLRAFKAAADSAKLRGNPYVELVHFIEQLVLSERSDVQMIIADAGVDASRLTTEMTRAVDKLPYGATSIEEFSDHIFHAIQEAWNLATLEFGMEEVRSAHIVLACLKTPVLEGLVAKISGEFDKIDADGVIARFAEVVDGSLEARATAAVAPTAEAPRRAPGGDSALAKYATDLTQRAHDGKIDPVVGRDPEIRQIIDILMRRRQNNPILTGEAGVGKTAVVEGFALRIAQGDVPPPLQGISVRMLDVGLMQAGASVKGEFEKRLKAVIDEVQSSETPVILFIDEAHTLIGAGGAAGTGDAANLLKPALARGELRTIAATTWAEYKQHIEKDPALTRRFQVVKIDEPSEAVAVLMLRGVAGVLEQHHEVQILDEAIEAAVGLSHRYIPARQLPDKAVSLLDTACARVAISQHATPAEVEDILRRRQALEVESGIIGREAAIGIEVTDRQARVEAGLTETGTMLAAAEERWEREKALVAEILELRARLRGDGVPLDAVAAAEADAEPAAPDEEKTKVPKAEPPKAETSEPEKPKAKASETEAPAAEAAPSDPVADLARLRELMAELATAQGETPLILPSVDRNAVAAVVQDWTGIPTGRMLSSQTEKALKLATTLSERVVGQDHAMEMIAKRVQTSRAGLGAPEKPVGVFLLCGPSGVGKTETALALAETLYGGEQNLISINMSEFQEAHTVSTLKGAPPGYVGYGKGGILTEAVRRKPYSVILLDEVEKAHPDVHEIFFQVFDKGMMDDSEGRRIDFKNTLILLTSNVGSEVIMERTGNGTVRAGLDGLDAALRAPLLKVFPAAFLGRVVTIPYYPLSDSMIEAITRHQFGKIARRLRASHDAELVIGDGVMALVKARCTEIESGGRMIDAILTNTLLPELSRGVLNRSLDGEKMTKVTVSASTDGFAYSFE
- the tssA gene encoding type VI secretion system protein TssA gives rise to the protein MIDLALWLAPLDGENPSGEDLRNDPAFHELERLTEPQVKVVHDGRNKPAAQSTIPVDWPAVLGKAEELRSHGRDLRLLVIVARALANEEGLAGLAQGLTLISRTFETHWETMHPALRASPQPREAALRRLNALADLQNGQEGLLANLRQMVFFAPRPIGPISGRDLEQGALDDRVMLQEAASGLNATEKAALVSAHGQLLNRVGSGCAAHQDQAGEQMTALIAGAHAAIEALDAVDTALNARLDSNGAAVPDLKRFLQRVLTTLERNTAVETTEEAATKGAASPAAAAASPAAPVRNGHGAETMASYAETGAGLPDRISSRDDVVKCLDLVVAFYDRTEPSSPIPHLARRVRRMVHMDFVELMEDLAPSGLKEFRLLAGVPDAKKTAQKDER
- the tssB gene encoding type VI secretion system contractile sheath small subunit, which codes for MPAESKAKVIERNRAPRVQIAYDVETYGSPTTIELPFVMGVMADLSGASQTREASKTVLDRSFVETDANRFPKFMEALGPRVKARVKNTLPQAEGQERDEELALDLTFTKMGDFAPDKIAEQVPQLAEILKMRRQLEELLGFMDGRVDAEKRIAQLLNNQPLLGQIAAQALSDDKGEE
- the tssC gene encoding type VI secretion system contractile sheath large subunit, whose amino-acid sequence is MAEQQKTAASVAEAEAVDLGEFSQLLEKDFKVKKDDSEKLQQLVRNLALAAQSRSETTTISSNSIKSIKSLIAGIDKMLTTQVNEILHAPEVRQMEGTWRGLWYLINNTETDQKLKIRVMNISKEQLADTLEDYEGQMWDQSPIFKKVYTDEYSMLGGEPIGCVIGAYEFSNHPRDVGLLRNISGICASAHTPFIAAASPRLFRMDSWQELPNPQDLQQIVSNPAYASWQSLRESEDARYIGLTMPRVLARLPYGSETVPVKGFSFEEEVQGDHNKYVWMNAAFPMGVNINRSHKLYGWGTQIRGVENGGTVLNLPVHSFPTDDGSIAMKCPTEVAIDDRREAELAKLGLMPILHRKNTDLAAFIGAHSLQDDETRAGRLVDPDAQSNERLSANLPYLFPVSRFAHYLKAIARDKVGSFKERTDMQIWLTEWINRYVLANPAFADDKARAKRPLAAAEVQVDSVEGRPGYYNARFYLRPHYQLEGINASLRLVSELPSVKT
- a CDS encoding Hcp family type VI secretion system effector; protein product: MKIDGFLKVPDIKGPSTRDGHDDEIEIHGVDYKMVAPYDPNSLSRRGRVSMGMIKFTKHYDKASPYLAKALFENKALDEVKFSARRTIDGESKDYLVVTLTDASIMEYDMSQADDEADLIQEEVSFAYKKIKFVYDDNDEAEMDVYVGK
- the tssE gene encoding type VI secretion system baseplate subunit TssE, encoding MSASEGRAKRPAADKVQAGGSRAKREAVQPSLWDRLVNDLPGVSSEIDGLRQALQEELGAERLDELLADGPRRIDADDALNPDQKRRLHRLAFQNRHRGELESRGIVVSPDVLREAVRRDIEALFNTERFESAPLLSDLEAEQMTDSPTSLADFPEVRRSVVNYGVPSFSGRSSRDFDRDVLAREIRAVLAAFEPRLKESATKVTVNLGDKTGLKIEIDAVLIMTPTPERMRLRTTINLDNGLARTEFREA
- the tssF gene encoding type VI secretion system baseplate subunit TssF, whose translation is MDRVFVEYYEEELSHIRGLAAEFADMHPAVARNLSLDTVPCPDPYVERLLDGVAFLAARTRLKVDAERSRFSRSILDVLYPDLVTPAPATAMVVLKPGQQVQTMLAGHVVKRGTRLVSSLQAGLSTRCTFTTAQDMTLFPIAISSVGYFQDRSALAAAGIGPISGKGGEAALRITLARTGKGKLDELALDRLDFYFANRTKAPLIFDAIFGVCSGVGARPEGKTNPLSPLPAPEMVGIADAEALMPRTRPTFEGYRLLREYFMMPERFHYARVTGLLPVVRKCQAGLEIVFLFRRPVPELADLTPADFDLFATPIINLFERECNIVELDQRKTRQVLHADRTRARDFEIYRVIRVEDADAEGPDAEIPELFSLGQNRGSGWVYSTERRPRRPTEDERRQGVTRTSYAGDDVFLAISRPVHSQANRPLKRVDIMALCTNRDLAILDDTPTLTLEAGDPVETVRLLGALRSPQPAIPAALPHGADGESRADDLAWRLVSQLALNFLSLAKEGRGVDPLHALLDLYAERGDPGLARNVRSIVRIDSRAVIERLAIEGPMCFGRGTEVTLHVDQSVLAGQSTLLLSGLLSRLFARHAGINGFVRTRTRLLQKQEDVPWPMTPGNRYLI